One region of Neisseria mucosa genomic DNA includes:
- a CDS encoding 2-isopropylmalate synthase: protein MQLDIDRLVAYFGGVNALAEALKQHDPENAATTAAIYKWRTRGSLPLAQLQKLTALAEAQGRPLDLNAFLQKNESLERTEMTQTNRVIIFDTTLRDGEQSPGAAMTKEEKIRVARQLEKLGVDIIEAGFAAASPGDFEAVNAIAKTITKSTVCSLSRAVERDIRQAGEAVSPAPKKRIHTFIATSPIHMEYKLKMKPKQVIEAAVKAVKIAREYTDDVEFSCEDALRSEIDFLAEICGAVIEAGATTINIPDTVGYSIPHKTEEFFRELIAKTPNGDKVVWSAHCHNDLGLAVANSLAALKGGARQVECTVNGLGERAGNASIEEIVMALKVRHDLFGLETGIDTTQIVPSSKLVSTITGYPVQPNKAIVGANAFSHESGIHQDGVLKHRETYEIMSAESVGWAANRLSLGKLSGRNAFKTKLADLGIELESEEALNAAFARFKELADKKREIFDEDLHALVSDEMGSMNAESYKFISQKISTETGEEPRADIVFSIKGEEKRASASGSGPVDAIFKAIESVAQSGATLQIYSVNAVTQGTESQGETSVRLARGNRVVNGQGADTDVLVATAKAYLSALSKLEFGAAKPKAQGSGTI from the coding sequence ATGCAATTAGACATTGACCGCTTAGTTGCTTATTTCGGCGGCGTGAATGCACTTGCCGAAGCGTTGAAACAGCACGACCCCGAAAATGCCGCAACAACCGCTGCCATCTATAAATGGCGCACGCGCGGGTCGCTGCCTTTGGCGCAACTGCAAAAGCTGACCGCGCTGGCGGAAGCGCAAGGCAGGCCGCTGGATTTGAATGCTTTTTTACAAAAAAACGAATCTCTGGAGAGAACAGAAATGACACAGACCAACCGCGTAATTATTTTTGATACCACCCTGCGTGACGGCGAGCAGTCGCCCGGTGCTGCTATGACTAAAGAGGAGAAAATCCGTGTGGCACGCCAATTGGAGAAATTGGGTGTGGACATCATCGAAGCGGGTTTTGCCGCCGCCAGTCCGGGCGATTTTGAAGCGGTGAATGCGATTGCCAAAACCATCACTAAATCAACGGTCTGTTCATTGTCCCGCGCCGTCGAACGCGACATTCGTCAGGCAGGCGAGGCAGTTTCGCCTGCGCCGAAAAAACGCATCCATACCTTTATCGCCACCAGCCCGATCCATATGGAGTACAAGCTGAAGATGAAGCCGAAGCAGGTTATCGAAGCGGCGGTCAAAGCGGTCAAAATCGCGCGCGAATATACTGACGACGTGGAATTTTCCTGCGAAGACGCGCTGCGTTCGGAAATTGATTTCCTTGCCGAAATCTGCGGCGCGGTGATTGAAGCGGGCGCGACCACCATCAACATTCCCGATACCGTCGGCTATTCCATTCCCCATAAAACCGAAGAATTTTTCCGCGAACTCATCGCCAAAACGCCCAACGGCGATAAAGTCGTTTGGTCGGCACACTGCCACAACGATTTGGGCTTGGCGGTCGCCAATTCGCTTGCCGCGCTCAAAGGCGGAGCGCGTCAGGTGGAGTGTACCGTCAACGGCTTGGGCGAACGCGCAGGCAATGCCTCGATTGAAGAAATCGTGATGGCTTTGAAAGTGCGCCACGACCTTTTCGGCTTGGAAACCGGCATCGACACCACCCAAATCGTGCCTTCGTCCAAACTGGTTTCCACCATCACAGGTTATCCAGTTCAGCCCAACAAAGCCATCGTCGGAGCGAATGCGTTTTCACACGAATCGGGCATTCATCAAGACGGCGTGCTGAAACACCGCGAAACCTATGAAATCATGTCTGCCGAGTCCGTCGGCTGGGCGGCAAACCGCCTGAGCTTGGGCAAATTGTCCGGCCGCAATGCCTTCAAAACCAAGCTGGCGGATCTGGGCATAGAATTGGAAAGCGAAGAGGCGCTGAACGCCGCGTTTGCCCGCTTCAAAGAACTCGCCGACAAAAAACGTGAAATCTTCGATGAAGACCTGCACGCGTTGGTGTCCGACGAAATGGGCAGCATGAACGCCGAAAGCTACAAATTCATCTCCCAAAAAATCAGCACCGAAACCGGCGAAGAGCCGCGCGCCGACATCGTGTTCAGCATCAAAGGCGAAGAAAAACGCGCTTCGGCCAGCGGCTCCGGCCCTGTCGATGCGATTTTCAAAGCGATTGAGAGCGTAGCGCAAAGCGGCGCGACTTTGCAGATTTATTCCGTCAACGCCGTAACGCAAGGCACAGAAAGCCAAGGCGAAACCAGCGTCCGTCTGGCGCGCGGCAACCGCGTCGTCAACGGTCAGGGCGCGGATACCGACGTTTTGGTCGCCACCGCCAAAGCCTACCTCTCCGCCTTGAGCAAACTGGAATTCGGTGCCGCCAAACCGAAAGCACAAGGCAGCGGTACGATTTGA